ACGGAGACGTTCGGCGTGAAGGCGCTGGCCGCCGAGTTGTCCGGCACATTCCGCATCCCGTGGATCTACGTGGACCATCCCAGCGGTCTTTGACCCCCCCGACCGCCGTGCTTCCGGACTTTTCCACGACCGAATGGGGCGTGGCGGTGCTGGCCGCGATGGGCATCGGCATTTCCAAAGCCGGTCTTCCCGGCCTCAGCCTGCTGCATGTCGTCCTGTTCGCCGGGTTGTTCCCGGGAATGGCCTCGACCGGAGTGGTCCTCCCGATGCTGATCGCAGGAGATCTCGGTGCGGTGGCGCTCTTCCGGCGCCACGCGCGCTGGGACTCGATTGTGCGCACGCTGCCTCCGGCCGTGATGGGCGTGGGGTTGGGCTGGGCCCTGATGCGATGGTCCCAGGCGCAGGAGGGACCGGGCGTGGGGTTCAATCCCGTGATCGGCACCATCGTGCTTGGCCTCGCCGTATTGCAACTGATGCGGATGTGGCGGCCAGCATGGCTGTCCGGCATCCCGAACAGCCGAGCCTTTGCCTGGGCCCTCGGGCTGCTGGCAGGAATCACCACCATGGTGGCCAATGCGGGAGGCCCGGTGATCGCGCTGTATCTGCTGGCCGTGGCGCTGCCCAAGGAGGCGTTCGTGGGCACGGGCGCGTGGTTCTTCCTGCTGATCAACCTCGTCAAGGTACCCTTCAGCCTGCACCTCGGCCTGATCACGGGTCCGTCGCTGGCCTTCAAT
Above is a window of Verrucomicrobiia bacterium DNA encoding:
- a CDS encoding sulfite exporter TauE/SafE family protein, producing the protein MGIGISKAGLPGLSLLHVVLFAGLFPGMASTGVVLPMLIAGDLGAVALFRRHARWDSIVRTLPPAVMGVGLGWALMRWSQAQEGPGVGFNPVIGTIVLGLAVLQLMRMWRPAWLSGIPNSRAFAWALGLLAGITTMVANAGGPVIALYLLAVALPKEAFVGTGAWFFLLINLVKVPFSLHLGLITGPSLAFNALLLPVIAAGLLLGRWVVIRLPQRTFDTLILLFALGAAARLLAF